A genomic window from Exiguobacterium acetylicum DSM 20416 includes:
- the aroE gene encoding shikimate dehydrogenase has product MRFAVIGHPIAHSLSPELHTAWLEAAGLFGCYDLIDVTEQQLPQIITKLRIHQLDGINVTIPHKTAIIPYLDRLEPAAQKAGAVNTVYRQDGQLIGANTDGIGFVRALTERRPSFQKTLVLGAGGAARGIIAALPGDVTITNRTEERSKAVADEFGANVLPWQETFDLTSYDVIINTTSVGMAPHIEARPIELTETHALICDIIYRPTPTRLLREATEKGLDTLDGVPMFVLQAAEAFERFTGQAPDLALGEQVIRKQLEEF; this is encoded by the coding sequence ATGCGCTTTGCCGTCATCGGTCATCCGATTGCCCATTCACTTTCACCTGAGCTGCATACAGCTTGGCTGGAAGCGGCTGGGCTTTTCGGCTGTTATGACCTCATCGATGTAACGGAGCAGCAATTGCCGCAAATCATTACGAAATTACGCATACATCAGCTAGACGGAATCAATGTGACGATTCCGCATAAAACAGCAATCATTCCGTATCTGGATCGGCTAGAGCCGGCAGCTCAAAAAGCAGGCGCCGTGAACACAGTGTACCGGCAGGATGGGCAGTTGATTGGTGCGAATACAGATGGAATCGGATTCGTCCGCGCGTTGACAGAACGTCGTCCTTCATTTCAAAAAACGCTCGTTCTTGGTGCGGGCGGTGCGGCGCGAGGTATTATTGCTGCGTTACCCGGAGATGTGACAATCACGAATCGTACAGAAGAACGTTCTAAGGCAGTTGCCGATGAATTTGGAGCAAACGTTCTACCGTGGCAAGAAACATTTGATTTAACGAGTTACGACGTCATCATCAATACGACTTCTGTCGGGATGGCTCCACATATCGAGGCACGTCCAATCGAATTGACAGAGACGCACGCCTTGATTTGTGATATTATTTATCGACCGACGCCGACCCGTCTATTGCGTGAAGCGACTGAAAAAGGTCTCGACACACTTGACGGCGTCCCGATGTTCGTCTTACAAGCGGCTGAAGCATTTGAACGCTTCACCGGACAAGCACCTGACCTCGCACTTGGCGAGCAGGTGATACGAAAGCAATTGGAGGAATTTTAA
- the yhbY gene encoding ribosome assembly RNA-binding protein YhbY has product MLTGKQKRFLRATAHDLNPIFQVGKNGVGEAMCADLMDALEKRELLKVQVLQNCADAPKDVAQELVAGTNAELVQVIGKVIVLYKESKENKTLELPR; this is encoded by the coding sequence ATGTTAACAGGTAAACAAAAACGTTTTTTACGCGCGACAGCTCACGATTTAAACCCGATTTTCCAAGTCGGTAAAAATGGAGTCGGCGAAGCGATGTGTGCTGATTTGATGGATGCGCTCGAAAAACGGGAACTCTTAAAAGTACAAGTATTACAAAACTGTGCGGACGCACCGAAGGATGTTGCACAAGAACTCGTCGCAGGAACGAATGCTGAACTCGTTCAAGTCATCGGAAAAGTCATCGTTCTTTATAAAGAATCAAAAGAGAACAAGACGCTCGAATTACCACGATGA
- a CDS encoding YqzM family protein yields MAHSVRPPSENAFENDIQSKRNDALDSAVGFGASFGFFAVLFIIGVAIKFLSL; encoded by the coding sequence ATGGCACATTCAGTACGCCCACCAAGTGAAAACGCGTTCGAGAACGATATTCAATCAAAACGCAACGATGCGCTCGACTCTGCCGTTGGTTTTGGTGCATCATTCGGCTTCTTCGCAGTCTTGTTCATCATCGGTGTCGCAATTAAGTTCTTAAGTCTATAA
- a CDS encoding GNAT family N-acetyltransferase, producing the protein MMEVQIITAEEVIPLRHDVLRPHQPREACIYPDDALPSTFHLGGIKGQQIVAIGSFSEQSHAQAPGATYQLRGMASSEDVRGEGYGRALIEEARRLLKERQVTAWWCNARVTALPFYERLGLERVGEPFLIEGIGLHYVMIDRLDDK; encoded by the coding sequence ATGATGGAAGTCCAAATCATTACAGCAGAAGAAGTCATCCCATTACGGCATGACGTATTGCGCCCGCATCAACCACGCGAAGCGTGTATCTACCCAGACGATGCCTTGCCATCGACGTTTCATCTCGGCGGGATAAAAGGACAACAAATCGTCGCAATCGGTAGCTTTTCGGAACAATCGCATGCACAAGCGCCAGGAGCGACATATCAGCTTCGCGGCATGGCATCGAGTGAAGATGTGCGTGGTGAAGGCTATGGTCGGGCGCTGATTGAAGAAGCCCGTCGTCTCTTGAAAGAACGACAAGTGACAGCTTGGTGGTGTAACGCCCGCGTCACGGCACTTCCTTTTTATGAGCGTCTCGGACTTGAACGTGTCGGAGAACCCTTCCTTATTGAAGGGATCGGTCTTCACTATGTCATGATCGACCGTCTAGACGACAAATGA
- a CDS encoding class I SAM-dependent DNA methyltransferase has translation MAYEQFAYIYDELMQDVPYDQWVDWVKAYVPTGSTIADIGCGTGTATLALAAHYEMLGIDLSEEMLEVAQEKAMEEGLRIQFWAQDMREIELPTPVDAVTILCDSLNYLRTEEDVKQTFTHVAAILKEGGRLLFDTHSPYKMETLFNGKTYATHAEQSSYIWFADPGETPLSVVHELTFFIEEEDGRYERVDETHHQRTYPPAQYVTWLREAGFRVLAVTGDFGPEAPSETAERIFFVAEKM, from the coding sequence ATGGCATACGAACAGTTCGCCTACATCTATGATGAATTGATGCAAGACGTCCCGTACGATCAATGGGTCGACTGGGTCAAAGCATATGTTCCGACTGGAAGTACGATTGCTGATATCGGATGTGGAACGGGTACGGCGACGCTTGCATTAGCGGCACACTATGAAATGCTCGGGATCGATTTATCGGAAGAGATGCTAGAAGTCGCGCAAGAGAAGGCGATGGAAGAGGGATTACGCATTCAATTCTGGGCGCAAGACATGCGCGAAATCGAATTGCCGACACCTGTCGATGCTGTGACAATACTATGCGACTCCTTGAACTATCTCCGGACGGAAGAGGATGTCAAACAGACGTTTACACATGTAGCAGCAATCCTCAAAGAGGGTGGACGTCTCTTATTCGATACACATTCTCCTTACAAGATGGAAACGTTGTTCAATGGAAAGACATACGCGACACATGCCGAGCAAAGTTCGTATATCTGGTTCGCGGATCCTGGTGAAACACCGCTTTCTGTCGTCCATGAACTGACTTTCTTCATCGAGGAAGAGGACGGTCGCTATGAACGTGTCGATGAGACGCATCATCAGCGGACGTATCCTCCGGCACAATACGTGACGTGGTTACGCGAAGCCGGATTCCGTGTCCTTGCCGTCACAGGCGATTTTGGACCGGAAGCTCCTTCCGAGACAGCTGAGCGGATTTTCTTCGTTGCTGAAAAAATGTAA
- the holA gene encoding DNA polymerase III subunit delta, which produces MKTPWLVNGKLANLYLLYGTERHLLEEWEREIVKAALPDGERFDYMKIDLNDQPLDAVLDEAETVPFLSDYRVVVAKPATFLTGAKDKKQHNLERLADYILQPADYAVVVLIVEAEKLDERKTVVKRLKERATVLEAKKPTTEELFRFVLDAVNDKGYRMERPAIERLIFLTAEMWGTLAHELEKLMLFAGDRPTIEIEDVDLLVPRTLEDNVFQLTDYLMKRQLEPAIRLIRDLEKQGQEVLALLGLMARQYRMMLLSKRLAEQGYGERQIASKVGAHPYAIKLALQSAKRFTFAQLEQALIAITTTDEGMKTGRGDKKILFDALIVRLATL; this is translated from the coding sequence ATGAAAACTCCTTGGCTCGTCAACGGAAAATTAGCGAATTTATACTTATTATATGGAACAGAACGACACCTGTTAGAAGAATGGGAACGGGAAATCGTAAAAGCGGCTCTTCCGGACGGAGAACGCTTTGATTATATGAAAATCGATTTGAACGACCAACCGCTTGATGCAGTACTCGATGAGGCGGAGACAGTACCCTTTTTAAGTGACTATCGCGTCGTCGTTGCAAAACCTGCAACGTTTCTGACAGGGGCAAAAGATAAAAAACAACATAACCTCGAACGGTTAGCAGATTATATCCTACAACCGGCGGACTACGCAGTCGTTGTCTTGATTGTCGAAGCAGAAAAGCTCGATGAACGAAAAACCGTCGTCAAACGATTGAAGGAGCGCGCGACGGTGTTAGAAGCGAAGAAACCGACGACTGAAGAGTTGTTCCGCTTCGTCCTGGATGCCGTCAATGATAAAGGCTACCGGATGGAACGCCCGGCAATCGAGCGGCTTATTTTCTTGACTGCTGAGATGTGGGGGACATTAGCGCACGAACTTGAGAAGTTGATGTTGTTTGCAGGAGATCGACCAACGATCGAAATCGAGGATGTCGATTTGCTTGTTCCGCGGACATTAGAGGACAACGTCTTTCAATTAACGGACTACTTGATGAAGCGTCAACTCGAACCAGCAATTCGCTTGATTCGCGACCTTGAAAAACAAGGACAAGAAGTGTTGGCCCTTCTTGGACTGATGGCACGCCAATACCGGATGATGCTGCTGTCGAAACGATTAGCAGAACAAGGATACGGAGAACGACAAATCGCATCAAAAGTCGGAGCTCATCCATATGCGATCAAATTGGCATTACAGTCTGCCAAACGGTTTACGTTTGCACAGCTCGAACAAGCACTCATCGCCATCACGACGACAGATGAAGGCATGAAGACGGGGCGCGGCGATAAGAAGATTCTATTCGATGCGTTGATCGTTCGCTTAGCGACGCTATAA
- the yqeH gene encoding ribosome biogenesis GTPase YqeH produces MIEEIHCAGCGVAIQTEDTKAPGYAPKSALDREMVICQRCFKLKHYNQIQDVSLSDDDFVKILDGIGQKDALVVKIVDIFDFNGSWLPGLHRFVGKNDVLLVGNKADLLPKSLNPNRLMNWMRQASKELGLRPVDVHLISAKKGHGVDELAEKIDYYRKGRDVYVVGCTNVGKSTLINQVIKRFGEEDEAVITVSHFPGTTLDLIDIPLDDNCNLYDTPGIINHHQMAHYVDAKDLKLITPKKEIKPQVFQIHPQQTLFFGGLARLDYMEGNKRSFVIYMSNELKVHRTKLEKADDLYANHNGELLSPPNEKTREMLPPLVRHEFSLRDNMKTDIVFSGLGWVAVHGKGGRVAAYAPKGVAVSLREALV; encoded by the coding sequence ATGATCGAAGAAATCCACTGCGCTGGTTGTGGTGTCGCCATTCAAACGGAAGACACAAAAGCACCAGGATACGCACCTAAATCTGCACTTGATCGTGAAATGGTCATTTGCCAACGTTGCTTTAAATTAAAGCACTACAATCAAATTCAAGATGTATCGTTATCGGACGATGATTTCGTTAAAATCTTAGACGGAATCGGTCAAAAAGATGCACTTGTCGTTAAAATCGTTGATATCTTCGATTTTAATGGAAGCTGGTTACCGGGATTACATCGGTTCGTCGGTAAAAACGACGTCTTACTCGTTGGGAACAAAGCCGATTTATTACCGAAGTCACTAAACCCGAATCGTCTCATGAACTGGATGCGTCAAGCATCGAAAGAACTCGGATTACGTCCAGTCGACGTTCATCTGATCAGTGCGAAAAAAGGGCACGGAGTTGATGAACTTGCTGAAAAAATCGATTATTATCGAAAAGGCCGCGACGTCTATGTCGTTGGTTGTACGAACGTCGGGAAATCGACGCTGATCAACCAAGTCATCAAACGCTTCGGTGAAGAAGATGAGGCCGTCATTACGGTCAGTCACTTCCCAGGTACGACACTTGATTTGATCGATATTCCACTCGATGATAACTGTAACCTGTATGATACACCAGGGATCATCAATCACCACCAAATGGCTCACTATGTGGATGCAAAAGACTTGAAGCTGATCACACCGAAAAAAGAGATCAAGCCACAAGTCTTCCAAATCCATCCGCAACAGACGCTTTTCTTTGGAGGTCTTGCGCGATTGGACTATATGGAAGGGAACAAGCGTTCATTCGTCATCTACATGTCGAACGAATTGAAAGTTCACCGGACGAAGCTTGAAAAGGCAGACGATCTATATGCGAACCACAACGGTGAGCTGTTGTCTCCGCCAAACGAAAAGACGCGTGAGATGCTACCGCCGCTTGTCCGTCATGAATTCAGCCTCCGCGACAACATGAAGACGGATATCGTCTTCAGTGGACTCGGGTGGGTTGCGGTTCACGGAAAAGGTGGACGTGTCGCTGCTTACGCCCCGAAAGGTGTCGCTGTATCCTTACGTGAGGCGCTCGTCTGA
- the nadD gene encoding nicotinate-nucleotide adenylyltransferase: MKIGLMGGTFDPPHIGHLLIAEQAQEQLELDAVWFLPANVPPHKQRTVTDATKRLRLVEEAIALNPSFSVSAIEFEREEPSYTYDTIRALKHRYPEHEFLFLIGADSLVSLDTWYQAEQLYEEVVFGAVARPGSRYLIPRGARVKAVDMPLLEISSTDIRQRVARGRSIRYLVPEAVRQRIEEWDLYAP; encoded by the coding sequence ATGAAAATCGGACTGATGGGCGGAACGTTCGATCCTCCGCATATCGGTCATCTCCTGATTGCCGAACAAGCGCAGGAACAACTCGAACTCGATGCGGTCTGGTTTTTACCGGCGAATGTGCCACCGCATAAACAACGTACTGTCACAGACGCAACCAAACGTCTACGTCTTGTTGAAGAAGCGATTGCATTGAATCCTTCCTTCTCCGTCTCAGCGATCGAGTTTGAGCGCGAAGAACCTTCCTATACGTATGATACGATTCGTGCACTCAAGCACCGGTACCCAGAGCATGAGTTTCTGTTTCTCATTGGAGCGGATTCACTCGTTAGTCTCGATACGTGGTATCAAGCCGAACAGTTATACGAGGAAGTCGTCTTTGGTGCCGTCGCTCGACCGGGCAGTCGGTATCTGATTCCGCGTGGCGCCCGTGTGAAAGCAGTCGATATGCCATTGCTAGAAATTTCTTCGACGGATATCCGGCAACGGGTCGCGCGCGGACGGAGCATTCGCTACCTTGTACCGGAAGCCGTTCGACAACGGATTGAGGAGTGGGATCTATATGCGCCTTGA
- the rpsT gene encoding 30S ribosomal protein S20 translates to MANIKSAIKRVKTAEKRVKTAEKRRVANVQRKSAMRSAIKAVETFAAEGNKDQAVLTFATASKKIDKAAAKGLIHSNKAGRDKSRLAKLVNAL, encoded by the coding sequence ATGGCTAACATTAAATCAGCAATCAAACGCGTTAAAACAGCTGAAAAACGCGTTAAAACAGCTGAAAAACGCCGCGTCGCTAACGTACAACGTAAATCGGCAATGCGTTCAGCGATTAAAGCAGTCGAAACTTTCGCAGCTGAAGGTAACAAAGACCAAGCGGTCCTTACTTTCGCTACAGCTTCTAAAAAAATCGACAAAGCTGCTGCTAAAGGTCTCATCCACAGCAACAAAGCTGGTCGTGACAAATCACGTCTCGCTAAACTCGTAAACGCACTTTAA
- the rsfS gene encoding ribosome silencing factor — protein MTVEQELQLIVNAIDDKRAEDIVVLNMSSISPVADYFVICEGNSEKQVQAIARELKEIAHEHNLPIKRLEGFDAARWVLADLENVVVHVFHRDDRDYYNLEKLWADAPKVEVEVN, from the coding sequence ATGACAGTCGAACAAGAATTACAATTAATCGTAAATGCCATCGACGATAAACGCGCTGAAGATATCGTCGTCCTGAATATGTCTAGCATCTCACCAGTTGCCGATTATTTCGTCATCTGTGAAGGGAATTCAGAAAAACAAGTACAGGCGATTGCACGTGAACTCAAAGAAATCGCGCACGAACATAACCTGCCGATCAAACGTCTCGAAGGATTCGATGCGGCACGTTGGGTGTTAGCGGATCTTGAAAATGTCGTCGTTCATGTCTTCCACCGTGACGATCGTGATTACTATAACCTCGAAAAACTCTGGGCAGATGCTCCAAAGGTTGAAGTCGAGGTCAACTAA
- a CDS encoding helix-hairpin-helix domain-containing protein, with the protein MTVPRLQQIAGLVVVLLLIVLLFVPLPSCSNEAMVDQPSLTDKQQEAKAEPAEKEPSIRDKLIMVDVKGAVEAPGPYQFHLGDRVKDAIEKAKTTAKADIRQMNLAARLIDGQEVIVPVKKTKDQPKSTKRSKAEIPKGLIDLNAATAEQLMEVPGIGPAKAEAILTYREEKGGFATYESLGDVKGFGEKTLESLKSYLIVY; encoded by the coding sequence TTGACCGTTCCACGTTTGCAACAGATCGCAGGTCTCGTCGTCGTCCTGCTACTCATCGTTTTATTGTTCGTACCATTACCCTCTTGTTCGAATGAAGCGATGGTCGATCAACCGTCCTTAACGGATAAACAACAAGAGGCAAAAGCAGAGCCAGCAGAAAAGGAGCCCTCGATTCGTGACAAACTCATCATGGTCGATGTGAAAGGGGCGGTAGAAGCACCTGGACCCTATCAATTCCACCTCGGTGATCGAGTGAAGGATGCAATCGAAAAAGCAAAGACGACTGCGAAAGCGGACATTCGACAAATGAATCTTGCGGCACGTCTCATTGATGGACAGGAAGTCATCGTGCCGGTAAAAAAGACGAAAGATCAGCCGAAATCAACGAAACGCTCAAAAGCAGAGATACCAAAAGGATTGATTGATCTCAATGCGGCAACAGCGGAACAGTTGATGGAGGTTCCGGGAATCGGTCCTGCCAAAGCAGAAGCGATCTTGACCTATCGGGAGGAGAAGGGAGGATTTGCGACGTATGAATCACTCGGAGATGTGAAGGGTTTTGGGGAAAAGACGTTAGAGTCGCTTAAATCCTACCTGATCGTCTACTGA
- a CDS encoding DNA internalization-related competence protein ComEC/Rec2: MPLYALFVLLLVVAIKESIWWLVTLMLFAVMKSWSFSIGRLFCLLILSCLFIGMGHLSPEPHDVSSVDILSGKRNGDRIRYEAESNDQSVLLTATIAEEETGYERIGYSCRVNTEPLDVRQQSNAGGFDEQQFMHTHRYAGKWEVRSFDSCHPTPGYAAEGRRVREAWLKRIEELLPEKQAFYVEALMFGEDRLMDQVTLERFKKFGLLHAIVISGSHIAFLVFSLLYVLRKIRMTKEKRLDIVLILLPIYGWLTEWSPPVTRAVLVAIILLLGRRFHKPLDPVEVIAGVAAFQLAIQPTVIYDIGFQLTVGLTLFLVLSRRLMGSVRRPWNWLLISAWAQFGTLLFLQGIEQTTVSIWSPLLNLLIGSWIEWVILPGSFILATLPFLPIRSTFQIAHQYAIQWMDQALRLAEDLPLAMVAVPAFSPIVLTIVIVGTGIAWFIAERRWWGHALPLILLLAAWGYTEWRAPEQITFLDVGQGDSIVLEKAGETFVVDTGGVYQQTTHPLLRPFDPGSHIVAPFLFTRGEAEIDGLIVTHADHDHVGGLLGVLRQVRVKTIYLGAYDNTDEKRNDLIRSIEATGTRVEFVQKGQTIRPWLQVLAPTGREEEENDRSIILLAQIAKQRVLLTGDAGLAIEDELTIDPIDILKAGHHGSNTSTGEELLRKTNPKIVILSVGRKNRYGHPHPDVLERIGTDRIVFRTDEDGSVTCSSAGCEPMIK; this comes from the coding sequence ATGCCGCTATATGCCCTGTTTGTGCTCTTACTCGTTGTTGCCATTAAAGAATCAATCTGGTGGTTAGTAACGTTGATGTTGTTTGCTGTCATGAAATCATGGTCTTTTTCAATCGGTCGTCTCTTCTGTTTGCTCATTCTGAGTTGCCTTTTCATCGGAATGGGTCATCTGTCACCTGAACCGCATGACGTCTCGTCTGTTGACATTTTATCAGGTAAGCGTAATGGGGATCGAATTCGCTATGAGGCAGAGAGCAACGATCAATCGGTTCTGTTGACGGCGACGATTGCAGAAGAAGAGACAGGATACGAACGAATCGGGTACTCCTGTCGTGTCAATACGGAGCCGCTCGACGTCCGGCAACAATCGAATGCGGGAGGTTTTGACGAACAGCAATTCATGCATACACATCGTTACGCTGGAAAGTGGGAAGTCCGTTCATTTGATTCCTGTCATCCGACACCTGGGTATGCGGCAGAAGGAAGACGGGTACGTGAAGCATGGTTGAAACGGATTGAAGAATTGCTACCAGAAAAGCAAGCCTTCTACGTCGAAGCGCTCATGTTTGGTGAGGATCGACTAATGGATCAAGTGACGCTCGAACGGTTTAAGAAATTCGGCTTATTACATGCAATCGTCATCTCAGGATCACATATCGCTTTTTTAGTATTTAGTCTGCTGTATGTCTTACGAAAAATCAGAATGACCAAAGAAAAACGACTTGATATCGTTCTTATCTTACTGCCGATTTACGGATGGTTGACGGAGTGGAGTCCACCAGTCACACGAGCTGTTCTTGTCGCGATCATTCTGTTGCTCGGTCGTCGTTTCCATAAACCGTTAGATCCGGTGGAGGTCATTGCGGGGGTCGCAGCTTTTCAATTGGCGATTCAACCAACTGTCATTTACGATATCGGATTCCAATTGACGGTCGGACTGACGCTGTTTCTTGTGCTGTCGAGACGACTCATGGGTTCGGTTCGTCGTCCTTGGAACTGGCTGCTCATCAGTGCTTGGGCACAGTTTGGAACACTCCTCTTTTTGCAAGGTATTGAACAGACGACTGTTTCAATTTGGTCGCCGTTATTGAACCTATTGATTGGTAGCTGGATTGAATGGGTGATTCTTCCGGGATCGTTCATTCTTGCGACACTTCCGTTCTTACCGATTCGTTCAACGTTTCAGATCGCGCATCAGTACGCGATTCAATGGATGGATCAAGCGTTACGACTGGCGGAGGATCTACCATTGGCGATGGTTGCCGTTCCAGCATTTTCTCCTATCGTCTTGACGATCGTCATTGTCGGAACGGGGATCGCTTGGTTCATTGCTGAGCGGAGATGGTGGGGGCATGCTCTCCCGTTGATCCTTTTACTTGCGGCATGGGGCTACACGGAGTGGCGCGCACCCGAACAAATCACTTTTTTAGATGTCGGGCAAGGCGATAGTATCGTGCTTGAGAAAGCAGGAGAGACATTCGTCGTGGATACGGGTGGCGTTTATCAACAAACGACGCATCCACTGCTTCGTCCGTTTGATCCAGGTAGTCATATCGTCGCGCCCTTTTTATTCACACGAGGAGAAGCAGAAATCGACGGTCTCATCGTGACACATGCTGATCACGATCACGTCGGTGGACTTCTAGGTGTACTGCGTCAAGTTCGCGTGAAAACCATTTATTTAGGTGCGTATGACAACACGGATGAGAAACGAAACGATTTGATTCGTTCCATCGAAGCAACTGGGACGCGTGTTGAGTTCGTTCAAAAGGGACAAACGATTCGTCCTTGGTTGCAGGTCCTTGCACCGACTGGACGAGAGGAAGAAGAGAACGATCGGTCTATCATATTACTTGCACAGATCGCCAAGCAACGTGTTTTGTTGACGGGCGACGCTGGTTTAGCAATCGAGGACGAGTTAACGATTGATCCGATCGATATTCTAAAAGCAGGTCATCATGGTTCGAATACGTCGACCGGTGAAGAACTCTTGCGGAAGACGAATCCGAAAATTGTCATCTTGTCAGTCGGACGGAAAAATCGATACGGGCATCCGCATCCGGACGTGCTTGAGCGAATCGGAACAGATCGAATCGTCTTTCGAACGGATGAGGACGGGAGTGTAACTTGTTCTTCAGCGGGCTGTGAACCTATGATAAAATAA
- the yqeK gene encoding bis(5'-nucleosyl)-tetraphosphatase (symmetrical) YqeK: MRLEEARQIIENTLPERRYVHTLGVVETARHLALKYGVNEEEAALAAMLHDYAKYRDTNEMRSIAVELNQRVLLDYDDELLHAPVGAELVRRELGLDSDVIYQAIANHTTGAPGMPLLDQIIFVADAIEPNRSYPGVEALREVAEQDLTDAVIATLSQTIHFLCKKQAIIFPRTIETYNAFVAAKRKGTVL, translated from the coding sequence ATGCGCCTTGAAGAAGCACGTCAAATCATTGAGAACACGTTGCCTGAACGACGCTATGTGCATACATTAGGTGTCGTCGAGACAGCGCGACACTTGGCTCTCAAGTATGGAGTCAACGAAGAAGAGGCAGCGCTCGCTGCCATGCTCCATGATTATGCGAAATACCGCGATACGAATGAGATGCGTTCGATTGCTGTTGAGTTGAATCAACGTGTTTTACTCGATTATGATGACGAACTGCTTCATGCGCCAGTGGGTGCGGAGCTTGTCCGTCGAGAACTTGGTCTTGATTCAGACGTGATTTATCAGGCCATCGCAAATCACACGACGGGGGCACCCGGTATGCCGTTGCTTGATCAAATCATCTTCGTCGCGGATGCGATTGAACCGAATCGCAGTTATCCAGGTGTCGAAGCGCTTCGTGAAGTAGCGGAGCAGGATTTGACGGACGCCGTCATCGCAACACTCAGTCAAACGATTCATTTTTTATGTAAGAAACAAGCCATCATCTTTCCGCGAACGATTGAGACTTATAATGCCTTCGTCGCGGCCAAACGAAAGGGGACCGTCCTATGA
- a CDS encoding YqeG family HAD IIIA-type phosphatase has product MFKRLYPKHFVASIYDIDLEMLKRNGVKAILTDLDNTLVAWNIADAPDELVAWLDMVNNQYGFDVIIVSNNNGDRVKKFADPLGLHYIAPARKPLPIGFKRALTEFGYHAKEVVFLGDQLFTDVLGANSVGIEVIHVQPVVKTDGVVTKFNRLMERVIFRRMKRKGIYKLTQRVKEDPSVLEHPIETLRQDKQQ; this is encoded by the coding sequence TTGTTCAAACGACTTTATCCGAAACATTTCGTGGCTTCGATCTACGATATCGACCTTGAAATGCTCAAACGAAACGGTGTCAAAGCTATTTTGACCGATCTTGATAATACACTCGTCGCATGGAATATCGCAGATGCTCCAGACGAATTGGTTGCTTGGCTGGATATGGTGAATAATCAATATGGTTTCGACGTCATCATCGTATCGAACAACAATGGAGATCGCGTCAAGAAGTTCGCGGATCCGCTCGGATTGCACTACATTGCGCCTGCTCGAAAACCGCTTCCTATCGGGTTTAAACGGGCATTGACGGAATTCGGTTATCACGCGAAGGAAGTTGTCTTTTTAGGAGATCAACTCTTTACGGATGTACTCGGTGCAAACTCCGTTGGAATCGAAGTCATCCATGTTCAACCCGTCGTTAAGACGGACGGTGTCGTCACGAAATTCAATCGCCTGATGGAACGTGTCATTTTCCGCCGGATGAAACGCAAAGGAATCTATAAATTGACACAACGCGTCAAAGAAGATCCTTCTGTGCTGGAACATCCGATCGAAACACTTCGTCAGGATAAGCAACAATAA